Proteins encoded in a region of the Mycolicibacterium neoaurum genome:
- a CDS encoding DNA polymerase domain-containing protein, giving the protein MAARAQVEIAGRQVPVTNPDRVIFDDLGLTKADLFDYYAAVADGALRGVRDRPMILKRFVKGIAVEAVFQKRAPEKRPDFIDVAELKYASGTSAKEAVFTEPAGLIWAVNLGCVDLNPHPVRADDLEHPDELRVDLDPMPGVEWPQILEVAAVARSVLEDHGLTAWPKTSGSRGFHIYARIHRQWPFKQVRLAAEALAREVENRRPDLATARWWKEERGARVFVDFNQNAKDRTVASAYSVRATPDARVSAPLHWDEVPGCRPEAFTVATVPARFAEMGDPWKAMDEHPGTLDDLLELAQRLGPAEKPPKGTGRRTSTMPLIEVARTKTRDEAMTALDVWRKRHPEAAELLEPVDVLIDGMRGPSSIWYRVRVNLQHIPESRRPAQEELIADYSPWDGYHGSQWRR; this is encoded by the coding sequence ATGGCCGCTCGCGCGCAGGTGGAGATTGCGGGTAGGCAGGTGCCCGTCACCAACCCGGACAGGGTGATCTTCGACGATCTCGGTCTGACCAAGGCCGACCTTTTTGATTACTACGCTGCGGTCGCCGACGGCGCACTGCGCGGCGTGCGCGACCGACCGATGATCCTCAAACGATTCGTCAAGGGCATCGCGGTGGAGGCGGTCTTCCAGAAGCGGGCCCCGGAGAAGCGGCCGGATTTCATCGATGTCGCCGAACTGAAGTACGCCTCCGGGACGTCGGCGAAGGAGGCGGTGTTCACTGAACCCGCGGGTCTGATCTGGGCGGTGAACCTGGGTTGCGTGGACCTCAATCCGCACCCCGTGCGTGCCGACGACCTTGAGCATCCCGACGAGCTGCGGGTGGATCTCGACCCGATGCCCGGTGTGGAGTGGCCGCAGATCCTCGAGGTCGCCGCTGTCGCGCGATCGGTGCTCGAAGACCATGGCCTGACGGCATGGCCGAAGACATCGGGGTCGCGCGGCTTCCACATCTATGCGCGTATCCACCGCCAGTGGCCGTTCAAGCAGGTCCGGCTGGCCGCCGAGGCGCTGGCCCGCGAAGTCGAGAACCGCAGGCCCGACCTGGCCACGGCGCGCTGGTGGAAGGAGGAACGGGGCGCGCGCGTCTTCGTTGACTTCAATCAGAACGCCAAGGACCGCACCGTGGCCTCGGCCTACTCGGTGCGCGCCACCCCAGATGCGCGGGTATCGGCACCGTTGCACTGGGACGAGGTGCCCGGATGCCGCCCGGAAGCGTTCACGGTGGCGACGGTGCCGGCACGCTTCGCCGAGATGGGCGATCCGTGGAAGGCGATGGACGAACACCCCGGCACACTGGACGACTTACTGGAGTTGGCGCAGCGGCTGGGTCCGGCTGAGAAGCCGCCCAAGGGCACCGGTCGGCGGACCTCGACGATGCCGCTCATCGAGGTGGCCAGGACCAAGACCCGCGATGAGGCGATGACGGCCTTGGATGTGTGGAGGAAGCGTCATCCCGAGGCGGCAGAACTCCTCGAGCCCGTCGACGTACTGATCGACGGGATGCGCGGACCGAGCTCGATCTGGTACCGCGTCCGGGTCAATCTGCAGCACATCCCGGAGTCGCGGCGACCGGCCCAAGAAGAACTCATTGCCGATTATTCGCCGTGGGACGGGTACCACGGGTCGCAGTGGCGGCGCTGA
- a CDS encoding carbon-nitrogen hydrolase family protein, with product MTTLAAVSANFTRDLEQNYALISSLTDQARAAGVDLMVLPEAAIGGYLSSLGNHGDTVRTTKRDLPPAIRIDGPEIARVQQIVGDLTIAIGFCELADDGETRYNTAAVLDGHQVYGTYRKVHQPLGEGMSYSAGSSYRVFDSPVGRIGLQICYDKAFPEAARMMALDGAQIIASLSAWPAARTATAQNLQDDRWTYRFNLFDTARALDNQVFWVASNQSGTFGSLRYVGNAKVVDPGGNILATTLLDSGMAIAEVDLENAFRTTRAGMFHLRDRRPDVYGPLIAPTSEHEANWQALAHA from the coding sequence GTGACCACCCTGGCGGCCGTTTCGGCGAACTTCACCCGCGATCTCGAACAGAACTACGCGCTCATCTCCTCGCTCACCGACCAGGCCCGGGCGGCCGGCGTGGACCTCATGGTGCTGCCCGAGGCCGCGATCGGCGGATACCTGTCCTCCCTGGGAAACCACGGCGATACCGTGCGGACCACGAAACGGGATCTGCCACCTGCCATTAGGATCGATGGGCCGGAGATCGCCCGAGTCCAGCAGATCGTCGGCGATCTCACCATCGCCATCGGGTTCTGCGAACTGGCCGACGACGGTGAGACCCGATACAACACGGCCGCCGTTCTCGATGGCCACCAGGTGTACGGCACCTATCGCAAGGTCCATCAGCCCCTCGGTGAGGGGATGTCGTACTCCGCGGGGTCGAGTTACCGGGTGTTCGACAGCCCGGTCGGCCGGATAGGCCTACAGATCTGTTACGACAAGGCATTTCCCGAGGCGGCTCGGATGATGGCTTTGGACGGCGCGCAGATCATCGCGAGCCTGTCGGCCTGGCCGGCGGCACGTACCGCCACTGCCCAGAATCTGCAGGACGACCGTTGGACCTATCGGTTCAATCTCTTCGACACTGCCCGCGCGCTGGACAACCAGGTGTTCTGGGTGGCATCCAACCAGAGCGGCACTTTCGGATCGCTGCGCTACGTCGGCAACGCAAAAGTGGTCGATCCTGGCGGAAACATCCTTGCCACAACGCTTCTGGACAGTGGAATGGCCATCGCCGAGGTCGACCTGGAGAATGCCTTCCGCACCACCCGCGCCGGGATGTTCCACCTCCGCGACCGCAGGCCCGATGTCTATGGCCCGCTGATCGCCCCGACCTCGGAACACGAGGCGAACTGGCAGGCGCTCGCTCATGCCTGA
- a CDS encoding LysR family transcriptional regulator ArgP, translated as MKLDGQQLAAFAAVLDLGSFDAAAERLHITPSAVSQRVKALEQRVGQVLVVREKPCRATPAGVPILRLAAQIATLESEALAETSGGSAERTRIAVAVNADSMATWFTAVFGLLPEVLFDVRIEDQDHSARLLREGAVMGAVTTERAAVPGCRVQSLGVMRYVPVASEDYVARYLPEGFTAAAAAQMPSLAWNRDDALQDKLIRKAFRRDVQRPVHYVPTAEGFGAAVRAGLGWGMYPEQLVTADFVHLSPIHLDVPLFWQSWKLDSALVDSIGRAVSTAAGILR; from the coding sequence GTGAAACTGGACGGCCAGCAGTTGGCGGCCTTCGCCGCCGTACTCGACCTGGGCAGTTTCGATGCTGCCGCCGAGCGGCTACACATCACCCCGTCGGCGGTGAGCCAACGGGTCAAAGCCCTTGAGCAACGGGTGGGGCAGGTTTTGGTGGTCCGCGAGAAGCCCTGCCGGGCGACACCCGCCGGAGTGCCGATCCTGCGACTGGCCGCCCAGATCGCCACGCTGGAATCGGAGGCACTGGCCGAAACCTCTGGGGGCTCCGCCGAACGCACCCGCATCGCGGTCGCTGTGAACGCCGACTCGATGGCCACCTGGTTCACCGCGGTATTCGGGCTGCTGCCCGAGGTACTGTTCGACGTCCGCATCGAAGACCAGGATCACTCGGCCCGGTTGCTTCGGGAGGGTGCGGTGATGGGCGCTGTCACCACCGAACGCGCCGCGGTCCCAGGGTGCCGGGTCCAGTCGCTGGGTGTCATGCGCTATGTCCCCGTCGCGTCGGAGGATTACGTGGCGCGGTATCTACCGGAGGGATTCACGGCCGCCGCTGCCGCACAGATGCCCTCGCTGGCGTGGAACCGCGATGACGCGTTACAGGACAAGCTGATTCGGAAAGCCTTCCGACGCGACGTGCAGCGTCCCGTGCACTATGTGCCGACGGCAGAGGGGTTCGGCGCGGCCGTGCGCGCCGGCCTGGGCTGGGGCATGTATCCCGAGCAACTGGTGACCGCGGACTTTGTGCACCTATCACCGATACATCTTGACGTGCCATTGTTCTGGCAGTCTTGGAAACTTGACAGCGCGCTGGTCGACTCGATCGGTCGCGCCGTATCGACTGCGGCCGGCATTCTCCGCTGA
- a CDS encoding TetR/AcrR family transcriptional regulator, translated as MGGDALNSRDRLVAGAADLLARHGLGTMSVRELARHADAPLGSTYHYFPGGKPELAAEAVRWADHETGAVLRQGLADGPVAGLREFVQMWRRTLIESDFGRGCAVLAVAVHESPGDAARDAAVFAFSAWTAELSAALRRCGVSQRAAADLATLVIAAIEGAVAMCRAERSLQPLEAVADRLEALLRS; from the coding sequence GTGGGTGGCGATGCGCTCAACTCGCGGGACCGCCTGGTCGCCGGGGCAGCTGATCTGCTTGCGCGCCACGGTTTGGGGACGATGTCAGTGCGCGAACTGGCCCGGCATGCCGACGCCCCGCTCGGGTCGACGTATCACTACTTTCCTGGCGGAAAACCGGAACTGGCCGCAGAGGCGGTGCGCTGGGCCGACCACGAGACCGGAGCGGTGTTGCGGCAAGGGCTGGCCGACGGCCCCGTCGCCGGGCTGCGGGAGTTCGTACAGATGTGGCGCCGCACCTTGATCGAAAGCGATTTCGGGCGGGGATGCGCGGTGCTGGCGGTTGCGGTGCATGAGAGCCCCGGCGATGCAGCGCGCGATGCCGCGGTCTTCGCGTTCAGTGCGTGGACGGCCGAGCTCTCGGCCGCGCTGCGTCGATGCGGTGTAAGCCAGCGCGCTGCGGCCGATCTGGCCACCTTGGTGATCGCGGCGATCGAGGGCGCTGTGGCGATGTGTCGTGCCGAGCGCAGCCTGCAGCCGCTGGAAGCCGTGGCCGACCGGTTGGAGGCCCTGCTCAGATCCTGA
- a CDS encoding MSMEG_0570 family nitrogen starvation response protein, producing the protein MPEMTFDIRWPDGNTQRYYSPSLVVHDHLSAGGSYTVGELVQRTGDAMTEASDRVRAKFGFACTSAAETASRISGAAAGFPLDALVEITSMNPGSEQR; encoded by the coding sequence ATGCCTGAGATGACATTCGACATTCGCTGGCCCGACGGCAACACCCAGCGCTACTACTCGCCGAGTTTGGTCGTGCACGATCACCTCTCGGCCGGCGGTAGTTACACCGTCGGCGAGCTGGTACAGCGCACCGGAGACGCCATGACCGAGGCCAGTGACCGCGTACGGGCGAAGTTCGGCTTCGCCTGCACCTCCGCGGCTGAGACCGCGTCCAGGATCAGCGGCGCCGCTGCAGGTTTCCCGCTCGACGCGCTGGTCGAGATCACCTCGATGAACCCCGGATCGGAGCAGCGATGA
- a CDS encoding STAS domain-containing protein, whose translation MTIAFRYGNPAVQCGAAELRAQCRHLALVVTVSGMIDDNNVESLTEQVRRLVLAEKPFVLDLTDATFLSARGVALLYALDDECDMAGVEWALVAGAPVLDVLHTIDDAFPITVSVPEALHHFAEGTLARRRLLPLLRKTA comes from the coding sequence ATGACAATCGCATTTCGGTATGGCAATCCCGCCGTCCAGTGCGGCGCCGCGGAACTGCGGGCGCAGTGCCGCCATCTGGCCTTGGTGGTGACGGTGTCCGGCATGATCGACGACAACAACGTCGAGAGCCTCACCGAGCAGGTGCGTCGACTGGTTCTGGCCGAGAAGCCCTTCGTCCTCGACCTCACCGACGCGACCTTCCTGTCCGCACGCGGTGTTGCACTGCTCTACGCACTCGATGACGAATGCGATATGGCAGGTGTCGAGTGGGCGTTGGTTGCCGGCGCCCCCGTCCTCGACGTACTGCACACGATCGATGACGCATTTCCCATCACGGTCTCCGTACCGGAGGCGCTGCATCATTTCGCCGAAGGCACCCTGGCCCGGCGTCGCCTGCTCCCCCTCCTTCGCAAGACCGCATAG
- a CDS encoding MSMEG_0569 family flavin-dependent oxidoreductase produces MTNTHIPVVVVGAGQAGLSVSWYLGRAGIEHLVLEAATPVHAWSDSRWDNFTLVTPNWHCRLPGYSYSGSDPDGFMTRDQVVEWLNGWLATFTPPLRTHTRVTKLTHHINGGFELTVEDAAGSHILTCDHAVIATGGYPLPVIPPFAATLDPSIRQLHSELYRNPDQLPDGAVLVVGTGQSGTQIAEDLHLAGRAVHLAVGGAPRVARNYRGRDCMTWLSDMGLYDRSAAQYPGGKAAIEKTNHYVTGRDGGRDVDLRQFALEGMTLYGSLTDGRDGELRFAPNLTAALDHADSVYNSICADIDAYIEQKGISAPPASRYTPVWTPRDEPTALDLVGRNVTSIVWAIGYRPDYRWIEASAFDGAGRPMQTRGITGVTGLSFIGLPWMHTWGSGRFLGIDRDARHVAESIIAQQSRFHTIASAS; encoded by the coding sequence ATGACCAACACCCATATTCCTGTGGTCGTCGTCGGTGCCGGCCAGGCCGGATTGTCGGTCAGTTGGTACCTGGGCCGGGCCGGCATCGAGCACCTCGTCCTGGAAGCCGCGACACCCGTTCATGCCTGGTCGGACAGCCGGTGGGACAACTTCACCTTGGTGACACCCAATTGGCACTGTCGACTGCCCGGTTACTCCTACAGCGGTTCCGATCCGGACGGTTTCATGACTCGCGATCAGGTGGTCGAATGGCTGAACGGGTGGTTGGCGACCTTCACCCCGCCGCTGCGCACCCATACCCGGGTAACAAAGCTGACCCATCACATCAACGGCGGGTTCGAACTGACCGTCGAGGATGCCGCCGGTTCGCACATTCTCACCTGCGACCACGCCGTCATCGCCACCGGCGGTTACCCGTTGCCCGTCATACCGCCGTTCGCCGCAACATTGGACCCATCGATCCGCCAACTCCACTCCGAGCTCTACCGCAACCCCGATCAGCTACCCGACGGGGCGGTTCTGGTGGTCGGTACCGGTCAATCGGGCACCCAGATCGCCGAGGACCTGCACCTGGCGGGCCGAGCGGTGCATCTGGCCGTCGGTGGCGCACCGCGGGTGGCGCGGAACTATCGCGGCAGGGACTGCATGACCTGGCTGTCCGATATGGGTCTCTACGATCGGTCCGCCGCCCAGTACCCCGGCGGCAAGGCGGCGATCGAGAAGACCAACCACTACGTCACCGGACGCGACGGTGGCCGCGATGTCGACCTCCGCCAGTTCGCCCTCGAAGGCATGACGCTGTACGGCTCGCTGACCGACGGCAGGGACGGTGAGCTGCGGTTCGCCCCGAATCTGACCGCCGCGTTGGATCACGCCGATTCGGTCTACAACTCCATATGCGCCGATATCGACGCATATATCGAGCAGAAGGGGATCTCGGCACCTCCGGCGTCGCGCTACACCCCCGTATGGACACCCCGGGATGAGCCGACCGCGCTCGATCTCGTGGGCCGGAACGTCACAAGCATCGTGTGGGCCATCGGTTACCGACCGGATTACCGGTGGATCGAAGCCAGTGCGTTCGACGGTGCCGGCCGACCCATGCAGACCCGCGGCATCACCGGCGTGACAGGACTGAGCTTCATCGGACTGCCGTGGATGCACACCTGGGGGTCGGGACGGTTCCTCGGGATCGACCGCGACGCGCGCCATGTCGCCGAGTCGATCATTGCGCAGCAGAGCAGGTTTCACACGATCGCTTCGGCCAGCTGA
- the fadD2 gene encoding long-chain-fatty-acid--CoA ligase FadD2 → MSKLSPLSKIQESVGKYIDRGAAELHYARKMFQAGALKLEPPRDIAAFVNDMKQWGEIGMIPALNARRYPNRNAVIDDFGTMTFKELDDAVNAVANALLARGVGGGDGVGILARNHRWFLVSVYATAKIGARIILLNSEFSGPQIKEVSEREGSRIIIYDDEYTAAVSQATPELGKLRALGVNPDKDEPSGSTDETLEELVTKNGSAPPPAATKKSSIIILTSGTTGTPKGANRSAPPSLAPIGGVLSSVPFKSNEVTSLPAPMFHALGFLHSTIAMMLGTTLVLRRRFKPATVLADIEKHKVTAIVVVPVMLSRMLDELEKTSPKPNLSSLRIVFVSGSQLGAELATRAMKDLGPVVYNLYGSTEVAFATIAGPQHLSKNPSTVGPVVKGMKVRILDDNGNDVPKGEVGRIFVGNFFPFQGYTGGGGKQIIDGLLSSGDVGYFDDDDLLYVSGRDDEMIVSGGENVFPAEIEDLVSGHPEVVEATALGVEDKEWGHRLRCFVVRVEGSSVDEDTIKAYVRDNLARYKVPREVVFIEELPRNPTGKILKRELREMEID, encoded by the coding sequence ATGTCGAAGCTGAGCCCGCTGTCAAAGATCCAGGAATCGGTAGGCAAGTACATCGATCGGGGCGCCGCGGAGCTGCACTATGCCCGCAAGATGTTCCAAGCGGGCGCGCTCAAGTTGGAGCCTCCGCGCGATATCGCCGCCTTCGTCAACGATATGAAGCAGTGGGGCGAGATCGGGATGATCCCCGCGCTCAACGCCCGTCGCTACCCGAACCGCAACGCGGTGATCGACGACTTCGGGACCATGACATTCAAGGAACTCGACGACGCGGTCAACGCCGTCGCCAACGCCTTGCTGGCCCGCGGGGTCGGTGGTGGCGACGGTGTCGGCATCCTGGCCCGCAACCATCGGTGGTTCCTGGTGTCGGTGTACGCCACGGCCAAGATCGGTGCCCGCATCATCCTGCTCAACAGCGAGTTCTCCGGCCCGCAGATCAAAGAGGTGTCCGAGCGCGAGGGCAGCCGGATCATCATCTACGACGATGAATACACCGCCGCGGTTTCGCAGGCCACGCCCGAGCTCGGCAAGCTGCGCGCCCTAGGCGTCAACCCCGACAAGGACGAGCCGTCGGGCAGCACCGACGAGACGCTGGAAGAACTCGTCACCAAGAACGGTTCGGCGCCGCCGCCTGCGGCCACCAAGAAGTCCTCGATCATCATCCTGACCAGCGGCACGACCGGTACCCCGAAGGGTGCGAATCGCAGTGCCCCACCATCGCTGGCGCCGATCGGCGGCGTGCTGTCCTCGGTGCCGTTCAAGTCGAACGAGGTCACCTCGTTGCCGGCGCCGATGTTCCACGCGCTGGGTTTCCTGCACTCGACGATCGCCATGATGCTGGGTACGACGTTGGTTTTGCGTCGTCGGTTCAAGCCTGCGACGGTGCTCGCCGATATCGAGAAGCACAAGGTCACCGCCATCGTCGTCGTCCCGGTGATGTTGTCCCGCATGCTCGATGAGCTGGAGAAGACCTCGCCCAAGCCGAATCTGTCATCGCTGCGCATAGTGTTCGTCTCGGGTTCGCAGCTCGGTGCCGAGCTAGCCACAAGGGCGATGAAGGACCTCGGCCCAGTCGTCTACAACCTGTACGGTTCCACAGAGGTGGCGTTCGCGACCATCGCTGGGCCGCAGCACCTTTCGAAGAATCCGTCGACCGTCGGCCCGGTGGTCAAGGGCATGAAGGTCCGGATTCTCGACGACAACGGCAACGACGTGCCCAAGGGTGAGGTGGGGCGCATCTTCGTCGGCAACTTCTTCCCGTTCCAGGGCTACACCGGCGGCGGTGGCAAGCAGATCATCGACGGACTGCTGTCCTCCGGTGATGTCGGGTACTTCGACGACGATGATCTGCTCTATGTCAGCGGGCGCGATGACGAGATGATCGTCTCCGGCGGTGAGAACGTGTTCCCGGCCGAGATCGAGGATCTGGTCAGCGGCCACCCCGAGGTGGTCGAGGCGACCGCGCTGGGTGTCGAGGACAAGGAGTGGGGCCACCGGCTGCGCTGCTTCGTCGTGCGGGTCGAGGGCTCTTCGGTAGACGAGGACACCATCAAGGCCTACGTGCGTGACAATCTCGCGCGCTACAAGGTTCCCCGTGAGGTCGTCTTCATCGAGGAGTTGCCGCGCAACCCCACCGGCAAGATCCTCAAGCGCGAATTGCGCGAGATGGAGATCGACTGA
- a CDS encoding MSMEG_0572/Sll0783 family nitrogen starvation response protein, translated as MSFDESITANIATSLAEIPHPALPKGTSIYGGTKIFPDYQAEEGESYFTLVHGIAHESSVSFVAVLQATRALRKGFESALYFYGPGAINCLATRGFPNTGDSGFPGEQNINDALTTFIKEGGTVFCCRFGLGLHGGREEDLIDGVIPAHPLDVQDALIHYARKGSIINSTYMV; from the coding sequence ATGTCCTTTGACGAATCCATCACCGCGAACATCGCCACCTCGCTGGCCGAGATTCCGCATCCCGCCCTCCCGAAGGGCACCTCCATCTACGGCGGGACCAAGATCTTCCCGGACTACCAGGCCGAAGAAGGCGAAAGCTACTTCACCCTCGTCCATGGCATCGCCCACGAATCGTCGGTGTCCTTCGTGGCGGTCCTACAGGCCACCCGGGCCCTGCGCAAGGGGTTCGAGTCGGCGCTCTACTTCTACGGCCCCGGCGCCATCAACTGCCTTGCCACCCGGGGCTTTCCGAACACCGGTGATTCAGGATTCCCTGGCGAGCAGAACATCAATGACGCGCTGACGACCTTCATCAAGGAGGGCGGCACAGTCTTCTGCTGCCGCTTCGGGCTCGGCCTGCACGGTGGGCGCGAGGAAGATCTGATCGACGGCGTCATCCCGGCCCACCCACTCGACGTCCAGGACGCCCTGATCCACTATGCCCGCAAGGGCTCCATCATCAACTCCACCTACATGGTCTAG
- a CDS encoding ferritin-like domain-containing protein — protein sequence MTDKTALITNLRTILELTSTEIQIAEVRTAQARTEAVREELSANAENARTRAALIEAAIRELGGSPDILGPLLGRAAAAVKALTEQAEPFAEALLGDLALEHQLVDRARYLKSLSVAAGNRQVQDLADSLIEAHSATVIWLTTVLAEEALGGPAALRRTPIQAVAGAAVKLANLPGIVATRAFERVYATARATRPTLDDALSRGSQAGEIAVKTLSASRDAALSAAEKVSRREGAADVADVLHTIRGEAGVLEADELPIAGYDNLNVNDAIAAVKDLSDAADIRVVIAYEEFHKNRQRVVSAAHARLSAIAQEIVGIS from the coding sequence ATGACTGACAAGACCGCGCTCATCACGAATTTGCGCACCATCCTGGAATTGACCAGCACCGAGATCCAGATCGCCGAGGTGCGGACCGCCCAAGCGCGCACCGAAGCGGTGCGCGAAGAACTGTCGGCCAACGCCGAGAACGCGCGGACCCGTGCCGCGCTGATCGAGGCCGCCATCCGCGAGCTGGGCGGATCGCCCGATATTCTCGGACCGTTGCTCGGCCGCGCAGCCGCCGCCGTGAAGGCGCTCACCGAGCAGGCCGAGCCCTTCGCCGAGGCACTGCTGGGCGACCTAGCCCTCGAGCATCAGCTCGTGGACCGCGCCCGCTACCTGAAGTCACTGTCGGTCGCCGCGGGCAATCGACAGGTGCAAGATCTCGCCGACTCACTGATCGAGGCCCACAGCGCGACCGTGATCTGGTTGACCACGGTACTGGCCGAGGAGGCCCTCGGCGGCCCAGCGGCATTGCGCCGCACACCGATTCAGGCTGTGGCCGGTGCTGCGGTGAAGTTGGCCAATCTGCCAGGCATCGTGGCCACGCGGGCCTTCGAGCGGGTGTACGCCACCGCTCGGGCGACTCGCCCGACCCTCGATGATGCACTCAGCCGCGGCAGCCAGGCCGGTGAGATCGCCGTCAAGACTCTCTCTGCATCACGGGATGCCGCACTGTCCGCCGCCGAGAAGGTCAGTCGGCGAGAGGGCGCCGCAGATGTCGCCGATGTCCTGCACACGATCCGTGGCGAGGCCGGTGTGCTGGAGGCCGACGAGTTGCCCATCGCCGGCTATGACAACCTCAATGTCAACGACGCCATCGCCGCGGTCAAGGATCTCTCCGATGCCGCCGATATTCGGGTGGTCATCGCCTACGAGGAGTTCCACAAGAACCGGCAGCGTGTCGTCTCGGCCGCCCATGCGCGGCTCAGCGCCATCGCCCAGGAGATTGTCGGCATCAGCTGA
- a CDS encoding Acg family FMN-binding oxidoreductase: MAATSQTAADARIVEEVVHLACRAPSYHNSQPWRWVMTTDGVQLFVDTDRLVATDTSGRQAVISCGAALDHFRVAAAAAGLQATVHRYPDPGDHLHLATITLTPADTVTAYQRRHADAILARRTDRLPLAAPADSTTYDLLLNAAHDPDAATVDVIDPVDRPAVADAAQLTEALRLYDSAYHHEIDWWTSPFEVTDGIPHSALVSAAEADRVDVGRNFPVTQHAERRRNITEDQAHLVVISAPEDTRLDMLRCGERLSALLLDATMAGLSSCTLSHLTEHPASRDIIGTLVNRAHPQIVVRIGLASELDEVPPPTPRRPLGEVLHVRI, translated from the coding sequence ATGGCAGCAACATCACAGACAGCGGCCGATGCACGAATCGTGGAAGAAGTCGTGCACCTGGCGTGCCGCGCACCCTCCTATCACAACAGCCAGCCGTGGCGGTGGGTGATGACCACAGACGGGGTACAGCTTTTCGTCGACACCGACCGGTTGGTCGCCACCGACACCAGCGGCCGTCAGGCTGTGATCAGTTGCGGCGCAGCCCTCGACCACTTCCGTGTTGCCGCGGCAGCGGCCGGCCTGCAGGCCACCGTTCACCGCTACCCCGACCCTGGCGACCATCTGCACTTGGCGACCATCACACTGACACCGGCGGATACCGTTACCGCCTACCAGCGCCGCCACGCGGACGCCATCCTCGCCCGCCGAACCGACCGCCTGCCCTTGGCCGCGCCCGCCGACTCCACGACGTATGACCTACTGCTGAACGCGGCGCACGACCCCGACGCGGCAACCGTGGATGTCATCGATCCGGTCGATCGCCCCGCCGTCGCCGATGCCGCCCAGCTCACCGAGGCCCTGCGCCTCTACGACAGCGCATACCATCACGAAATTGACTGGTGGACATCACCTTTTGAAGTCACCGATGGCATTCCGCACAGCGCGCTCGTCTCGGCTGCCGAAGCCGACCGGGTCGATGTCGGCCGTAACTTCCCGGTGACACAGCACGCAGAGCGGCGCAGGAACATCACCGAGGACCAGGCACACCTGGTGGTCATCTCCGCCCCCGAGGACACCCGACTGGACATGTTGCGATGTGGGGAAAGGCTCTCGGCTTTACTGCTGGACGCGACCATGGCAGGTCTGTCCTCGTGCACGCTCAGCCACCTCACCGAACATCCGGCCAGCCGCGACATCATCGGCACGTTGGTCAACCGTGCCCATCCGCAGATCGTGGTCAGGATCGGGTTGGCCTCCGAACTCGACGAAGTGCCGCCGCCCACACCGCGGCGTCCGCTCGGCGAGGTGCTGCACGTCAGGATCTGA
- a CDS encoding SDR family oxidoreductase translates to MNIDLSGKTALVTGSTQGIGLAIAHGLAGAGARVIVNGRTQARVDEAVAAVGGDAVGYAGDVADADGAAALVAEFPDVDVLVNNLGIFEAVPAREVTDEQWRTYFDVNVLAAVRLIRAYLPNMIEKGWGRALQIASDSAVVTPAEMIHYGVSKTALLAVTRGFAKDAAGTGVTVNSVIAGPTHTAGVEDFVYQLVDKELPWEQAQREFMRLHRPQSLIQRLIEPEEIANMVVYLSSPLASATTGGALRVDGGYVDAILP, encoded by the coding sequence GTGAACATCGACCTCTCCGGTAAAACCGCACTCGTCACCGGCTCCACGCAGGGCATCGGCCTGGCCATCGCGCACGGACTGGCCGGCGCCGGGGCGCGCGTCATCGTCAACGGCCGCACCCAGGCCCGCGTCGACGAGGCCGTCGCCGCGGTCGGCGGTGATGCGGTTGGCTACGCCGGTGACGTGGCCGACGCCGACGGGGCCGCAGCGTTGGTGGCGGAGTTCCCCGATGTGGACGTGTTGGTCAACAACCTCGGCATCTTCGAGGCGGTTCCGGCCCGCGAGGTGACCGACGAGCAGTGGCGCACCTACTTCGACGTCAACGTGCTCGCGGCGGTCCGGCTGATCCGCGCCTACCTACCGAACATGATCGAAAAGGGTTGGGGCCGAGCGCTTCAGATCGCCAGCGACTCGGCCGTCGTGACACCGGCGGAGATGATCCACTATGGCGTGTCCAAGACGGCCCTGCTCGCGGTGACCCGTGGTTTCGCCAAGGACGCGGCGGGTACCGGTGTCACGGTGAACTCCGTGATCGCCGGGCCGACCCACACCGCTGGTGTGGAGGACTTCGTCTATCAACTGGTGGACAAGGAGCTGCCCTGGGAGCAGGCGCAGCGCGAGTTCATGCGGCTGCACCGGCCGCAATCGTTGATCCAGCGGCTCATCGAGCCCGAGGAGATCGCCAACATGGTGGTGTATCTGTCCTCGCCGCTGGCCTCGGCGACCACCGGCGGTGCGCTGCGCGTCGACGGCGGCTACGTCGACGCCATCCTGCCCTGA